CGTCACTGACTTCATGCCAGTTCGCGGAGGACCCCTTTCTGACGACGCCCCGCATGAGGTCCACAGGATCCTCAGGTGCGAGTCTGGCGAGGTGGACGTCAGTTGCGAGTTCGAGCCCAGACTAGACTACGCTCGGGGCGTGACTGTCCTCACACCGCTGCGCGAGGGGGTACAGGCGCGTGGAGGACGGCAGACGCTCAGTCTTCTTGCAAGCGTTCCCCTGCGCATTGGCAGTGAGCGGGCCACTGCACGGTTCGAGCTGCGACAGGGAGAGTCGGCGTCTTTCGTGCTCGCTTACGGTCACGGCAAGCCGGTCCGTGTCGACACCTACCGCACCGCGGCACGGCTGGATGACACGCGTATGTTCTGGCAGGAGATAGTGGCCGGAATCAGGTACGAGGGTGCGTGGTCCGAGGCGGTGAAGAGGTCGCTGCTCGTTCTGCACCTGATGATGTACCGGAGGACCGGTGCGATCATCGCCGCTCCGACCACCAGTCTGCCGGAGACGCTCGGAGGCTCGCGCAACTGGGACTATCGCTACGCGTGGCTGAGGGACTCCAGCTTCACGATCGACATCCTGTACAGGGTCGGCGACAACGGAGGCGGCGACAGGTACATCGAGTGGCTCCTGGACCAGTGCAAGTTGAACGACCGCAAGACGAGGATCGTGTACGGCGAGTCGCCGAACTCGTCGCTGAGAGAGCAGACACTCGACCACCTGGAAGGCTACGCAGGCTCCCGTCCGGTGCGAATCGGCAACGGCGCGGCGCGGCACCTTCAGCTCGACGTTTTTGGCGAGGTGATTCTCGCGATCCACACCCTCTTCCGGCTGCAGGGACAGATCCTGCGGCGCGCGTGGGCGCTGGTGACCAAGTTCGCCGAGACGGTGATCTTCAACTGGCGGCGTCGCGACCGAGGCGTGTGGGAGGTAAGAGGTCAGCAGCGGCATTTCGTGTACTCGAAGATCATGTGCTGGGCGGCGCTCGACCGGGCAGCACGCATTGCCAGAACGCTGAACGAGGGCGGACTCGCCAATCGCTGGAGTCGTGCCGCTGAAGACATCAGGCAGCAGGTGCTGACCGAAGGATGGAGCGACAAGAAGCAGGCCTTCCGGCAGCGATACGACGACGACGCACTGGACGCCAGCAACCTAGTGATCCCGTTCCTCGGCTTCCTGCCTCCTGACGACCCCCGCATCCGCATGAACGCCGACGCGATAGCGCGCGAGCTTGCCGACGGCCCGTTCGTGTGGCGGTACCGGCCGTCCGAGACCGACGACGGCCTCGACGCCCAGGAAGAGGGCGCGTTCACCCTGCTGAGCTTCTGGCTGATCGGCAACCTACTCTACACCGGACAGGCCGACAAGGCAGGCGAGTACTTCGAACAGATAATGTCTCACGCCAACCACCTGGGCCTGTTCTCCGAGATGATCGACCCTCGCAGCGGCGCCCTGCTGGGCAACTTCCCGCAGGCGTACAGCCACGTCGGACTCATCCACACCGCCCGCAACCTCGACAGGTCGCTGAGCGGGAGGCCGTTGAGCGACAACCTGGCGGTAGTCGGGGGGTAGACTCGCTAGTCTTGTGTCTGGAGACTGAGTCAGTTTGGCAGACAGTGTTTTCACCCTCACCCTAACCCTCTCCCTGAGGGAGAGGGGACTTTAGATGCACCTACCAGATTGACACTGATTCTCGTGTCTGTGAGCCGGGCGTACGCCCCATTTGCCCGTGATATGATTGTCATCAAGGTCGGGAGTTTGGCATCAACATCTCGGCGGAGAGTCCAACCATGACCACCCGAAGCTCGCTCAAACAACCGAATACTGTCGACTACACAAAGCTCGAACCGCTGCCTGATCCGCCGCGGGAACCTGATATGCAACAACACGAGCATCTGCTTTACGCGGGTTCCAGCCTGCGTGCTCATTTTGCCGACCGTGATGATATTCTGATTTCCGGTGAGGGATACCTCAGACACGAAGCGACCAACGATGCTGAGAGACTCGCACCTGACTGCGTCGTTACCTTCGGGGTCGAACCAAAGGCCATAGTCGCCCGGAATGGCTACGTGATAAGCGAGGTTGGCAAGCCGCCGGACTTTGTTCTCGAGGTGGCATCGCACAGCACTGGCCGTCGGGACTACACGGTGAAGCGGGACGGTTACGCGGGCTACGGAGTGCGAGAGTACTGGCGCTTCGACCACACTGGCGGCAGGTTTTACGACGCCGCCCTTGCCGGTGACG
This region of Dehalococcoidia bacterium genomic DNA includes:
- a CDS encoding glycoside hydrolase family 15 protein, coding for MKLWQHSPDIGSHGLIGDMSSAALVATDGTIDWLCMPRFDSPSVFAALLDSKSGGRFQIAPAGLASSSQKYLPDTNILQTSFRTEMGVLTVTDFMPVRGGPLSDDAPHEVHRILRCESGEVDVSCEFEPRLDYARGVTVLTPLREGVQARGGRQTLSLLASVPLRIGSERATARFELRQGESASFVLAYGHGKPVRVDTYRTAARLDDTRMFWQEIVAGIRYEGAWSEAVKRSLLVLHLMMYRRTGAIIAAPTTSLPETLGGSRNWDYRYAWLRDSSFTIDILYRVGDNGGGDRYIEWLLDQCKLNDRKTRIVYGESPNSSLREQTLDHLEGYAGSRPVRIGNGAARHLQLDVFGEVILAIHTLFRLQGQILRRAWALVTKFAETVIFNWRRRDRGVWEVRGQQRHFVYSKIMCWAALDRAARIARTLNEGGLANRWSRAAEDIRQQVLTEGWSDKKQAFRQRYDDDALDASNLVIPFLGFLPPDDPRIRMNADAIARELADGPFVWRYRPSETDDGLDAQEEGAFTLLSFWLIGNLLYTGQADKAGEYFEQIMSHANHLGLFSEMIDPRSGALLGNFPQAYSHVGLIHTARNLDRSLSGRPLSDNLAVVGG
- a CDS encoding Uma2 family endonuclease, encoding MTTRSSLKQPNTVDYTKLEPLPDPPREPDMQQHEHLLYAGSSLRAHFADRDDILISGEGYLRHEATNDAERLAPDCVVTFGVEPKAIVARNGYVISEVGKPPDFVLEVASHSTGRRDYTVKRDGYAGYGVREYWRFDHTGGRFYDAALAGDALVDGSYEPLEIIDEPDGLIWGHSEVLGLDLCWCDGELRFRDPSTGEFLLTPEEGRVALETAEARVAELEAELRELRGQ